A part of Myxococcus landrumus genomic DNA contains:
- the nth gene encoding endonuclease III yields MTYNGRVPGRETAAARRERAVKVMERLEASMPDARIELDYQSPLQLLVAVMLSAQCTDKRVNMVTPALFQRFPTARDYAAVQASDVEPFIRTCGLYRAKAKNIVATAKILVEQHAGEVPLQRELLAELPGVGRKTAGVVCIHLGGDNAFPVDTHVKRLAYRLGFTTQEDPDKVEKDMQAVLPPERWMMGHQLLVWHGRRTCFARSPECQHCVVADLCPKKGVTSSSAKPKASARAKP; encoded by the coding sequence GTGACATACAACGGCCGCGTGCCAGGACGTGAGACTGCAGCAGCCAGGCGAGAACGCGCGGTGAAGGTCATGGAGCGGCTGGAAGCCTCCATGCCCGATGCCCGCATCGAGCTGGACTACCAATCCCCCTTGCAACTGCTGGTCGCGGTGATGCTCTCCGCCCAGTGCACGGACAAGCGGGTCAACATGGTCACCCCCGCCTTGTTCCAGCGCTTCCCCACCGCGCGGGACTACGCGGCGGTCCAAGCCTCGGACGTCGAGCCCTTCATCCGCACCTGCGGACTGTACCGCGCCAAGGCGAAGAACATCGTCGCGACCGCGAAAATCCTGGTGGAGCAACACGCGGGAGAAGTGCCCCTCCAGCGCGAGTTGCTCGCCGAGCTCCCCGGCGTCGGCCGCAAGACGGCGGGCGTCGTGTGCATCCACCTGGGCGGCGACAACGCCTTCCCCGTCGACACCCACGTGAAGCGACTGGCCTATCGACTCGGCTTCACCACGCAGGAGGACCCGGACAAGGTCGAGAAGGACATGCAGGCCGTCCTGCCTCCGGAGCGGTGGATGATGGGACACCAGCTCCTGGTGTGGCATGGGCGGAGGACGTGCTTCGCCCGCTCGCCCGAGTGCCAACACTGCGTCGTCGCGGACCTGTGCCCCAAGAAGGGCGTGACGTCGTCTAGCGCGAAGCCGAAGGCGTCTGCTCGCGCGAAGCCTTGA
- a CDS encoding alpha/beta fold hydrolase, with protein MEDWRWVVWVLVAGLVAVLGNVLWVVLVRRWYRLRTPLPQALKARCADGWELTVHARRAPVRRFEEPVLLCHGLAANRYTFDFEPPYSVAHYLAEAGFDCFSVEWRGTGHSRIPPRGRRYTDFSIDDHVFQDAPALLELALKETGAKRAFWLGHSLGGLVGYAMAQGPEGAKLAGLMALGSPVHFKSEPFLRMLISMGVRAAWPARFRQEWMSASLAPFLGYVTLPLSDLIVNPQHIPPRIQRQVYANMMSSMSRKVLLQFQDWIEHDAFRSFDRTQDWRAGIARLELPVLVMGGSADRLATSENLQSQFALITAKDRALHVFGKDRGDAQDYGHGDLMFGSGAPTEVYPVIREWLVTHATAWTPDAESDASR; from the coding sequence ATGGAGGACTGGCGCTGGGTCGTGTGGGTGCTGGTCGCTGGCCTCGTGGCCGTGCTGGGGAATGTCCTCTGGGTCGTCCTGGTTCGGCGCTGGTACCGGCTGAGAACACCCCTGCCCCAGGCCCTGAAGGCTCGGTGCGCGGACGGGTGGGAGTTGACGGTTCATGCCCGGCGAGCACCGGTGCGGCGCTTCGAGGAACCCGTGCTGCTGTGCCACGGACTCGCGGCCAACCGGTACACCTTCGACTTCGAGCCGCCCTACTCCGTGGCCCACTACCTGGCCGAGGCGGGCTTCGACTGCTTCAGCGTCGAGTGGCGTGGCACGGGCCACTCACGCATTCCGCCGCGCGGTCGGCGATACACGGACTTCAGCATCGATGACCATGTCTTCCAAGATGCCCCCGCGCTGCTGGAACTGGCGCTGAAGGAGACAGGCGCGAAGCGGGCCTTCTGGCTGGGCCACTCCCTGGGCGGACTGGTGGGGTATGCGATGGCGCAAGGCCCCGAGGGCGCGAAGCTCGCGGGGTTGATGGCGCTCGGCTCTCCGGTGCACTTCAAGTCGGAGCCCTTCTTGCGCATGCTCATCTCCATGGGCGTCCGTGCCGCATGGCCCGCGCGCTTCCGACAGGAGTGGATGAGCGCCAGCCTGGCGCCATTCCTGGGCTACGTGACACTTCCCCTGTCGGACCTGATTGTGAACCCCCAGCACATCCCGCCGCGCATCCAGCGGCAGGTGTACGCGAACATGATGTCGTCCATGAGCCGCAAGGTTCTCCTCCAGTTCCAGGACTGGATTGAGCACGACGCGTTCCGCTCGTTCGACCGCACTCAGGACTGGCGCGCCGGCATCGCACGCCTCGAGCTTCCCGTCCTCGTCATGGGCGGCAGCGCGGACCGGCTCGCCACCTCGGAGAATCTGCAGAGCCAGTTCGCGCTCATCACGGCCAAGGACCGCGCCCTTCATGTGTTCGGCAAGGACCGGGGAGACGCGCAGGACTATGGGCACGGAGACCTCATGTTCGGCAGCGGCGCTCCCACGGAGGTGTATCCCGTCATCCGTGAGTGGCTGGTGACACACGCGACCGCATGGACTCCCGATGCGGAGTCCGATGCGTCCCGGTGA
- a CDS encoding HU family DNA-binding protein produces the protein MTKAELVEVVAAQTRLTKKSAAQILDIVFTNIGKAVKKDARFSYPGFGTWSVRSRKARKIRNPQTNEMMKLKASKTIGFRPAKELKNSL, from the coding sequence ATGACCAAGGCAGAGCTCGTCGAGGTGGTGGCGGCGCAGACACGTCTCACCAAGAAGTCAGCGGCGCAGATCCTCGACATCGTCTTCACCAACATCGGCAAGGCCGTGAAGAAGGATGCGCGCTTCAGCTACCCCGGCTTCGGCACCTGGTCCGTGCGCTCCCGCAAGGCCCGGAAGATTCGCAACCCGCAGACGAACGAGATGATGAAGCTCAAGGCGTCGAAGACCATCGGCTTCCGCCCGGCCAAGGAACTGAAGAACTCGCTGTAG
- the ltaE gene encoding low-specificity L-threonine aldolase: MKPIDFRSDTVTKPTPGMRRAIADAEVGDDVYGEDPTVLRLEARVAERLGLEAALFVPSGTQANQVAIGVHCRQGDEVLTEAGSHILHYEGGAVPALWGVQPQPLPGERGLLTPEVVAAAVREDNIHYPRTRLLSLENTHNRGCGAVWPVERFRAVVDVARKAGLAVHLDGARLFNAEVAAGVPASTWAKLTDTTSVCFSKGLGAPVGSVLAGRADPIREARRLRKRLGGAMRQAGILAAAALYALEHHVERLAEDHANARRLAAGLAEVPGVKVEAARVETNMVFAEFSRPALEMVELLRKHGVLTNPAGGPRSLRLVTHLDLSSADIDEAVSRIRQALA; this comes from the coding sequence ATGAAGCCTATCGACTTTCGCTCAGACACCGTGACGAAGCCCACTCCCGGAATGCGCAGAGCCATCGCGGACGCGGAGGTAGGTGACGACGTCTACGGCGAGGACCCCACGGTGCTGCGCCTGGAGGCGCGAGTGGCCGAGCGGCTCGGCCTCGAGGCCGCGCTCTTCGTGCCCTCTGGCACGCAAGCCAACCAGGTGGCCATCGGCGTGCACTGCCGGCAGGGCGACGAGGTCCTGACCGAGGCGGGCAGTCACATCCTCCACTACGAGGGCGGCGCGGTGCCGGCGCTGTGGGGCGTGCAGCCGCAGCCCCTGCCCGGCGAGCGAGGCCTGCTGACGCCCGAGGTCGTCGCCGCGGCGGTACGAGAGGACAACATCCACTATCCGCGCACGCGGTTGTTGTCGTTGGAGAACACGCACAACCGAGGCTGCGGCGCGGTGTGGCCGGTGGAGCGTTTCCGCGCGGTGGTGGACGTGGCGCGCAAGGCGGGGCTGGCGGTGCACCTGGATGGCGCGCGGCTGTTCAACGCGGAGGTGGCCGCGGGAGTGCCAGCGTCGACGTGGGCGAAGCTGACGGACACGACGTCGGTGTGTTTCTCCAAGGGGCTGGGGGCACCGGTGGGCTCGGTGCTGGCGGGCCGGGCGGACCCCATTCGCGAGGCGCGTCGGCTGCGCAAGCGCCTGGGCGGTGCCATGCGTCAGGCGGGCATCCTCGCCGCGGCGGCGCTGTATGCGCTGGAGCACCACGTGGAGCGGCTCGCGGAGGACCACGCGAATGCGCGGCGGCTCGCGGCGGGCCTGGCGGAAGTCCCCGGGGTGAAGGTGGAGGCGGCGCGCGTGGAGACGAACATGGTGTTCGCCGAGTTCTCCCGCCCGGCCTTGGAGATGGTGGAACTCTTGAGGAAGCACGGGGTGCTCACGAACCCCGCGGGGGGACCGCGCTCGTTGAGGTTGGTGACGCACCTGGACCTCTCCTCGGCGGATATCGACGAGGCGGTGTCTCGCATCCGACAGGCGCTGGCGTAG
- a CDS encoding CinA family nicotinamide mononucleotide deamidase-related protein: protein MRVELLCTGDELVTGLITDTNSPYLEARLFDLGVKVERVVLVGDVRSDIIQALREASARADVVVVSGGLGPTTDDFTLECAAAVAGVALEEDARVLGWLRERYAARGVPINPSALRMARIPQGSQPIRNPAGSAPLVMLTLGRCQLFFLPGVPREYRALLDGEVLPRIQQALESRSVRVFRAFRLLRTVGIPESELDLAVAPLVASHPQVVFGFRTHAPENHLKLMAEAPSQAEADAALAAVEADSRRVLGSRVFGSDTEEYAPVVLNLLARARATLSVAESCTGGLISQQLTAVAGASATFLGGAVVYAEKMKSAWVGVPPEVLERHSAVSPQTAVAMAEGVRAACGTTYGLSVTGYAGPGGGTPEDPVGTVYCALAGPNMPTRCERLSFSGDRERVRLFAASHTLEMLRQHLLTAPQS, encoded by the coding sequence ATGCGCGTCGAGTTGCTCTGCACGGGTGACGAGCTGGTCACCGGCCTCATCACGGATACGAACAGCCCCTACCTGGAGGCCCGTCTCTTCGACCTGGGCGTGAAGGTGGAGCGAGTGGTGCTGGTGGGGGATGTCCGGTCGGACATCATCCAGGCGCTGCGAGAGGCCTCTGCCCGGGCAGACGTCGTGGTGGTCTCTGGCGGGTTGGGACCGACGACGGACGACTTCACCCTCGAGTGCGCCGCGGCCGTCGCGGGAGTTGCGCTGGAGGAGGATGCGCGGGTGCTCGGCTGGCTGCGCGAGCGTTATGCGGCGCGGGGTGTCCCCATCAATCCGAGTGCGCTCCGCATGGCTCGGATTCCACAGGGTTCCCAGCCCATCCGAAACCCTGCGGGCTCCGCGCCACTCGTCATGCTCACCCTGGGCAGGTGCCAGCTGTTCTTCCTGCCCGGCGTTCCGCGCGAGTACCGAGCCCTCTTGGATGGCGAGGTGTTGCCGCGCATCCAGCAGGCGCTCGAGTCGAGGTCGGTCCGGGTGTTTCGAGCCTTCCGCCTGTTGCGCACCGTGGGCATCCCCGAGTCGGAGCTGGACCTGGCCGTGGCACCGCTGGTCGCGAGTCATCCCCAGGTGGTGTTTGGTTTCCGCACGCACGCACCGGAGAACCACCTCAAGCTGATGGCGGAGGCGCCCTCCCAGGCGGAGGCCGACGCGGCACTGGCCGCGGTGGAAGCGGACAGCCGGCGAGTGCTGGGGTCGCGAGTCTTCGGCTCCGACACCGAGGAGTACGCGCCCGTGGTGTTGAACCTGTTGGCGCGCGCGCGGGCCACGCTTTCGGTCGCGGAGAGTTGTACGGGGGGACTCATCTCCCAACAGCTCACCGCGGTCGCGGGTGCCAGCGCGACCTTCCTGGGGGGCGCGGTGGTGTACGCGGAGAAGATGAAGTCCGCATGGGTGGGCGTGCCGCCCGAGGTGCTCGAGCGTCATTCTGCGGTGTCCCCCCAGACGGCGGTGGCCATGGCCGAGGGCGTGCGTGCCGCCTGCGGCACCACGTATGGCCTCTCGGTGACGGGGTATGCGGGCCCGGGAGGCGGAACCCCCGAGGACCCAGTCGGTACGGTGTACTGCGCGCTCGCGGGGCCGAACATGCCCACGCGCTGTGAGCGCCTGTCCTTTTCTGGAGACAGGGAGCGCGTGCGGCTCTTTGCTGCCTCCCACACGCTGGAGATGCTGCGGCAGCACCTGCTGACCGCGCCCCAATCATGA
- the pssA gene encoding CDP-diacylglycerol--serine O-phosphatidyltransferase, with protein MKLRKLMFVLPNLFTVTSIFCGFYALTLCAGEAGPVQLYQAALAIFFAMFFDGFDGRVARLTKTQSDFGVQLDSLADVVSFGAAPALLVYKWALAPLGFVGLFISFAFAACGALRLARFNVLAARNPHGGGGRFFVGLPIPLAAGMLVSIIISHHAASQGEPLRESAFVPVAVAVAGLSLLMVSTVRYRTFKDTRPSRKSAAVFMLMVLGGVGIATQYHPAWLLVAFCGAYLALGLVESAMQVRSHLAARKVAAGSVAAAAVIDDEDDEESEDGEGPRNDGPAFS; from the coding sequence ATGAAGTTACGGAAATTGATGTTCGTGCTGCCGAACCTCTTCACTGTCACGTCCATCTTCTGTGGCTTCTACGCCCTCACGTTGTGCGCCGGGGAAGCAGGGCCGGTCCAGCTCTACCAGGCGGCATTGGCCATCTTCTTCGCGATGTTCTTCGACGGATTCGATGGCCGCGTCGCGCGGCTGACGAAGACGCAGAGCGACTTCGGCGTTCAGCTCGACAGCCTGGCGGATGTGGTCTCCTTCGGAGCGGCCCCGGCGCTGCTGGTCTACAAGTGGGCACTGGCGCCGTTGGGCTTCGTGGGGCTGTTCATCTCCTTCGCGTTCGCCGCGTGTGGTGCGCTGCGGTTGGCGCGCTTCAACGTGTTGGCGGCACGCAATCCGCACGGAGGCGGGGGACGCTTCTTCGTGGGCCTTCCGATTCCCCTGGCCGCGGGCATGCTCGTGTCCATCATCATCTCGCACCATGCGGCGTCCCAGGGTGAGCCGCTGCGCGAGTCGGCCTTTGTGCCAGTCGCCGTGGCGGTTGCGGGCTTGTCGCTGTTGATGGTGTCGACCGTGCGCTACCGCACGTTCAAGGACACGCGCCCCAGCCGGAAGAGCGCCGCGGTGTTCATGCTGATGGTGCTGGGGGGTGTGGGCATCGCGACGCAGTACCACCCGGCGTGGTTGCTGGTGGCGTTCTGCGGCGCATACCTCGCCTTGGGGCTGGTCGAGTCGGCGATGCAGGTGCGCAGCCACCTGGCGGCGCGCAAGGTCGCCGCGGGCTCCGTGGCCGCCGCCGCCGTCATCGACGATGAGGACGACGAGGAGTCCGAGGACGGCGAGGGCCCCCGGAACGACGGTCCCGCGTTCAGCTGA
- a CDS encoding DUF1285 domain-containing protein — MEPPSGQPPAGKRWHTREDSGIRLDASLRWWHDDEPVEHPKIIELFNISLVLDDAGRYQLRIGSDWCYVQVADAAFEVRTVDVTPDERVSIRLSDRTAEALELPSLCLEGDGVLTCRVKQGRSKARFSRDAQYQLGQLLEPAPDGGLQLCAGSRRYPVALSLDGLSASD; from the coding sequence ATGGAACCTCCCTCCGGACAGCCCCCTGCCGGCAAGCGCTGGCATACCCGCGAGGACAGCGGCATCCGCCTCGATGCAAGCCTGCGCTGGTGGCACGACGACGAACCCGTCGAGCACCCGAAAATCATCGAGCTCTTCAACATCTCCCTCGTTCTGGACGACGCGGGGCGCTACCAGCTCCGCATCGGAAGTGACTGGTGCTACGTGCAGGTCGCGGACGCCGCCTTCGAGGTGCGGACCGTGGACGTCACGCCGGATGAGCGCGTGTCCATCCGACTCAGCGACCGCACCGCCGAGGCGCTGGAACTCCCCAGCCTGTGTCTGGAAGGTGATGGCGTCCTGACCTGCCGCGTGAAGCAGGGACGGTCCAAGGCTCGTTTCTCACGGGATGCCCAGTACCAGCTCGGCCAGCTCCTGGAGCCAGCTCCCGATGGTGGACTTCAGCTGTGCGCGGGTTCTCGGCGGTATCCCGTGGCGCTGTCCTTGGACGGGCTGTCGGCCTCTGATTAG
- a CDS encoding NAD(P)/FAD-dependent oxidoreductase → MPHVVILGGGFAGLRAAQQLVKAPVRLTLVDRHNHHLFQPLLYQVATATLSPSEIAAPLRSLLGPHGVSVLLADVTGVDPEHKRVLLSDGELKYDYLIIATGATHSYFGNDHWAPFAPGLKSIEDAVEIRRRVLVAYELAERETDPRIRRSLLNFVIIGAGPTGVEMAGSLAEISRSSLPGDFKNIDTRDARIILIEGMDKVLPVYPDDLTVKARRTLEKLGVEVRTGARVTNIDATGVYIGDEYIEARTVIWAAGVAASPVARSLGVPLDRAGRVTVTPELTVPGREDIFVVGDLASLKQSDGTPVPGLAPAAMQEGKHAARNILHRLRGQPMVPFEYWDRGSYAVIGRGHAVGIAFRRFKQSGFSAWMAWLFIHLMFLIGFRSKLAVMLDWAYSYLTFGKSARIITGPAPRLDELPRFTSSEGAAVLPSDTPTPSAQLAASSSRELAPSSR, encoded by the coding sequence ATGCCCCATGTGGTCATCCTCGGCGGAGGGTTCGCCGGGCTCCGAGCCGCACAACAGCTCGTCAAGGCGCCAGTCCGTCTCACCCTGGTGGACCGGCACAACCACCACTTGTTCCAACCGCTGCTGTACCAGGTGGCCACGGCGACGCTGAGCCCCAGTGAAATCGCCGCGCCCCTGCGGTCACTGCTAGGGCCTCATGGCGTATCGGTGCTGCTGGCGGATGTGACGGGCGTGGACCCCGAGCACAAGCGGGTGCTGCTGTCGGACGGAGAGCTGAAGTACGACTACCTCATCATCGCGACGGGGGCGACGCACTCGTACTTTGGCAATGACCACTGGGCACCGTTCGCGCCGGGGCTCAAGTCCATCGAGGATGCCGTGGAGATTCGGCGACGTGTCCTGGTCGCCTACGAACTGGCGGAGCGGGAGACGGACCCCCGCATTCGCCGCTCGCTCCTCAACTTCGTCATCATTGGTGCAGGGCCCACGGGAGTGGAGATGGCGGGTTCGCTGGCGGAGATCAGCCGCAGCTCCCTTCCAGGGGACTTCAAGAACATCGACACGCGCGATGCCCGCATCATCCTCATCGAGGGAATGGACAAGGTGCTTCCTGTCTATCCCGATGACCTCACCGTCAAGGCCAGGCGCACGCTGGAGAAGCTGGGAGTCGAGGTCCGCACCGGTGCTCGAGTAACGAACATCGATGCGACGGGCGTCTACATCGGTGATGAGTACATCGAGGCTCGCACCGTGATTTGGGCCGCGGGCGTCGCCGCGTCGCCGGTGGCTCGCTCGTTGGGCGTTCCGCTGGACCGCGCGGGCCGGGTCACCGTGACGCCCGAGCTGACCGTGCCGGGCCGTGAGGACATCTTCGTCGTGGGAGACCTGGCCTCGCTGAAACAATCGGATGGAACGCCCGTGCCCGGCCTCGCCCCCGCGGCGATGCAAGAAGGCAAACACGCGGCTCGAAACATCCTGCACCGGTTGCGGGGACAGCCGATGGTTCCGTTCGAGTACTGGGACAGAGGCTCCTATGCGGTGATTGGTCGCGGACACGCGGTGGGCATCGCCTTCCGCCGCTTCAAACAGTCAGGTTTTTCCGCCTGGATGGCCTGGCTCTTCATCCACCTGATGTTCCTCATTGGCTTCCGCAGCAAGCTGGCGGTGATGCTCGACTGGGCCTACTCGTACCTGACGTTCGGCAAGTCGGCGCGCATCATCACCGGGCCCGCGCCCAGGTTGGATGAACTCCCTCGTTTCACCTCTTCGGAGGGCGCGGCGGTGCTTCCGAGCGATACACCCACGCCTTCGGCGCAGCTGGCCGCGTCGTCGTCGCGGGAGCTGGCGCCCTCGTCGCGCTGA
- the def gene encoding peptide deformylase, which yields MVRDILIWPDPILKQKAKPVTKVDDSIRALVKDMFETMYAADGVGLAAPQVGVLQRVIVLDTTPRQPDAKPLAMINPELIALEGETTYTEGCLSIPGESEDVDRAAVVTVKYLDVDGNEQTLRCDELLAIAVQHETDHLNGTVFVDHVSTLKREFIRKRMKRLKASREQTPSASR from the coding sequence ATGGTCCGCGACATTCTTATCTGGCCCGACCCCATCCTGAAGCAGAAGGCCAAGCCAGTGACGAAGGTGGATGACTCCATCCGCGCACTGGTGAAGGACATGTTCGAGACGATGTACGCCGCCGACGGCGTGGGCCTCGCGGCGCCGCAGGTGGGTGTGCTCCAGCGCGTCATCGTCCTGGACACCACGCCGCGCCAGCCCGACGCCAAGCCCCTGGCGATGATCAACCCGGAGCTCATCGCGCTCGAGGGTGAGACGACCTACACCGAGGGCTGCCTCTCCATCCCTGGTGAGTCGGAGGACGTGGACCGCGCGGCCGTCGTCACGGTGAAGTACCTGGACGTGGACGGCAACGAGCAGACGCTGCGCTGTGACGAGCTGCTGGCCATCGCCGTGCAGCACGAGACGGACCACCTGAATGGCACCGTCTTCGTGGACCACGTCTCCACGCTGAAGCGCGAGTTCATCCGCAAGCGGATGAAGCGCCTCAAGGCTTCGCGCGAGCAGACGCCTTCGGCTTCGCGCTAG
- a CDS encoding M23 family metallopeptidase, producing MSFDEVYDTSEPATFEARPPPARESEQPPPRRRVRVAAPEPSDELRDALVSFSQRSKAHRRKVARGGPMPLGQVEGWEAMNGVLDAFLARGGERTDPRDVERARTVLEAELEKDGRTYGDMPGALAEAVVLRVGRLAVRMSELRRLEHPEDLDGLPRLSWPVDPVTITSVFGQRWHPIRGEQRRHLGVDLAARQGQVVYTAAKGVVLRAGWNGDHGLQVEVQHDGRWLTRYSHLSRVLVEPGEILEQGHAVGLAGETGLATGVHLHFELWRDGQVVDPLDALGDEGEARPAMPPVARGVTGT from the coding sequence ATGAGCTTCGACGAGGTCTACGACACGTCGGAGCCCGCCACCTTCGAAGCGCGTCCTCCGCCTGCACGCGAGAGTGAGCAGCCGCCTCCTCGGCGGCGTGTGCGAGTGGCCGCGCCGGAGCCCTCGGATGAGCTGCGAGACGCGCTGGTGTCGTTCTCGCAGCGCTCGAAGGCGCATCGCCGGAAGGTGGCTCGAGGCGGGCCCATGCCGCTAGGTCAGGTGGAGGGCTGGGAGGCGATGAACGGCGTGCTGGACGCGTTCCTGGCGCGGGGGGGGGAGCGCACGGACCCGCGCGATGTGGAGCGGGCGCGGACCGTCCTGGAGGCCGAGCTGGAGAAGGACGGCAGGACCTACGGCGACATGCCCGGCGCGCTGGCGGAGGCGGTGGTGTTGCGGGTGGGGCGGTTGGCGGTCCGCATGTCGGAGCTGCGCCGCCTGGAGCATCCCGAGGACTTGGACGGCCTGCCCCGGTTGTCCTGGCCGGTGGACCCGGTGACCATCACCAGCGTCTTCGGTCAGCGCTGGCACCCGATTCGAGGCGAGCAGCGGCGGCACCTGGGCGTGGACCTGGCGGCGAGGCAGGGGCAGGTCGTCTACACCGCCGCGAAGGGCGTGGTGCTGCGGGCGGGCTGGAATGGCGACCATGGCCTCCAGGTGGAGGTGCAGCACGATGGTCGCTGGCTGACGCGCTACAGCCACCTGTCCCGGGTGTTGGTGGAGCCGGGGGAAATCCTGGAGCAGGGCCACGCGGTCGGCCTGGCCGGGGAGACGGGGCTCGCGACGGGCGTCCACCTGCACTTCGAGCTGTGGCGGGATGGGCAGGTGGTGGACCCCTTGGACGCGCTGGGCGACGAAGGGGAGGCTCGGCCCGCGATGCCGCCCGTGGCTCGGGGTGTGACGGGGACATGA
- the recA gene encoding recombinase RecA — translation MSKLTEKLKAVAAAVASIEKQFGKGSVMTLGGDTREQKVAVIPSGSVGLDRALGVGGYPRGRVVEVFGNESSGKTTLTLHAIAQVQAAGGVAAFIDAEHALDLSYARKLGVKVEELLVSQPDTGEQALEITEQLVRSGAVDLIIVDSVAALVPRAEIEGEMGDAHMGVQARLMSQALRKLTGAVSRSGTCIVFINQIRMKIGVMFGNPETTTGGNALKFYSSVRLEIRRTGNLKEGDSVVGSRARVKVVKNKVAPPFQEAEFDLLYGSGVHRAGEVLDLGVASGLIDKSGSHFSLRGERIGQGRERAVEWLREHPDTMEALARELAGAPPLPCPVAPVEAAA, via the coding sequence ATGAGCAAGTTGACGGAGAAGCTGAAGGCAGTCGCGGCGGCGGTGGCGTCCATCGAGAAGCAGTTCGGGAAGGGCTCGGTCATGACACTGGGGGGTGACACCCGCGAGCAGAAGGTCGCGGTGATTCCCTCCGGCTCGGTGGGGCTGGACCGAGCGCTTGGCGTGGGAGGTTATCCCCGCGGTCGCGTGGTGGAGGTGTTTGGCAACGAGTCGTCAGGCAAGACGACCCTCACGCTGCATGCGATTGCGCAGGTGCAAGCAGCCGGCGGGGTGGCGGCCTTCATCGACGCGGAACACGCGCTCGACCTGTCCTATGCGCGCAAGCTCGGCGTGAAGGTGGAGGAGCTCCTGGTGTCCCAGCCTGATACGGGAGAACAGGCACTGGAAATCACGGAGCAACTCGTTCGCTCCGGAGCGGTGGACCTCATCATCGTGGACTCGGTGGCAGCGCTGGTGCCTCGCGCGGAAATCGAGGGCGAGATGGGGGACGCACACATGGGAGTGCAGGCCCGGTTGATGAGTCAGGCCCTGCGCAAGCTCACGGGCGCGGTGAGCCGCTCGGGCACCTGCATCGTTTTCATCAATCAGATTCGAATGAAGATTGGCGTGATGTTCGGCAACCCGGAGACGACGACTGGAGGCAACGCACTGAAGTTCTACTCCTCGGTGCGCCTGGAGATTCGCCGCACGGGGAACCTCAAGGAGGGGGACAGCGTGGTGGGCTCTCGCGCCCGCGTGAAGGTGGTGAAGAACAAGGTCGCCCCACCGTTCCAGGAAGCCGAGTTCGACCTGCTCTATGGCTCTGGAGTCCATCGCGCAGGCGAGGTGCTCGACCTGGGCGTGGCCTCGGGACTCATCGACAAGTCGGGGAGTCACTTCAGCCTGCGTGGCGAACGCATCGGCCAGGGCCGGGAGCGCGCCGTCGAGTGGCTGCGCGAGCATCCCGACACCATGGAGGCTCTGGCCCGGGAGCTGGCGGGTGCGCCTCCCCTCCCCTGCCCCGTCGCGCCCGTGGAAGCCGCAGCCTAG